One window of the Vicia villosa cultivar HV-30 ecotype Madison, WI unplaced genomic scaffold, Vvil1.0 ctg.003848F_1_1, whole genome shotgun sequence genome contains the following:
- the LOC131641561 gene encoding protein TIFY 5A-like gives MSLEKMRRNCNLELCLFPQYVSDSNHNQNHHMVEEEADNDKSSMQNQQQPLTIFYDGKMCVTHVTEFQAKSILMMANKKVEEIVNTPTGSKAPTPTIVESPQQSCSPGPGLSMKRSLQRFLQKRKNRIQQASPYNH, from the exons ATGTCTCTTGAAAAGATGAGGAGGAACTGCAACTTAGAACTATGCCTTTTTCCTCAATATGTTTCCGATAGCAATCACAATCAAAACCATCACAT GGTTGAAGAAGAAGCAGATAATGATAAGAGTTCAATGCAAAATCAGCAACAGCCACTGACTATTTTCTATGATGGCAAGATGTGTGTTACTCATGTCACAGAATTTCAG GCCAAATCAATCTTAATGATGGCAAATAAAAAAGTGGAAGAAATAGTAAACACACCAACAGGGTCAAAGGCACCAACACCAACAATAGTAGAATCCCCTCAGCAATCGTGTAGTCCTGGTCCTGGTCTTTCAATGAAAAGATCTTTGCAACGGTTTctacaaaagagaaaaaataggaTTCAACAAGCTTCTCCATACAATCATTAA